In Arachis stenosperma cultivar V10309 chromosome 1, arast.V10309.gnm1.PFL2, whole genome shotgun sequence, one DNA window encodes the following:
- the LOC130979539 gene encoding protein cornichon homolog 4, protein MADLFAWLISFFILIALLVIVIYQLMCLADLEFDYINPYDSSSRINKVILPEFITQGVLCCFYLITGHWVMSLFCAPYLYYNYRLYNQGKHLVDVTEIFNLLPREKKQRLIKLFYLVLLLFLSIFWMIYVSLDDHDA, encoded by the exons ATGGCTGATCTGTTTGCGTGGCTCATCTCCTTCTTCATCCTTATTGCCTTGCTTGTCATCGTTATTTACCAG TTAATGTGTTTGGCAGATCTAGAGTTTGATTATATAAATCCTTACGATTCCTCATCGCGAATAAACAAAGTGATTTTACCTGAGTTTATAACACAAGGTGTCCTATGCTGCTTCTACCTTATAACAGGGCATTGGGTTATGTCACTATTTTGTGCTCCTTACCTCTACTACAATTATAGATT GTACAATCAAGGAAAGCATTTGGTTGATGTTACAGAGATATTCAACTTGCTCCCTCGGGAAAAGAAGCAACGACTCATTAAGCTCTTCTATCTTGTTTTGCTCCTCTTCCTTTCCATATTCTG GATGATCTATGTGTCATTGGATGATCACGATGCCTAA
- the LOC130947281 gene encoding ATP-dependent Clp protease proteolytic subunit-related protein 2, chloroplastic-like — MAVAPYINAAAPPSCATKLYSGLKLQSPSIPNSLACKSNVSAEFYGKVHKSLHCGYANHKPARAQIQMMPIGTPRVPYRTPGEGTWQWVDLWNALYRERVLFIGQNIDEEFSNQVLATMLYLDSIDNAKRMYMYINGPGGDLTPSLAIYDTMQSLQSPVTTHCVGYAYNLAAFLLAAGEKGNRFAMPLSRVALQSPAGAARGQADDIRNEANELLRIRDYLFNELAKKTGQPVERITQDLGRMKRFNAQEALDYGLIDRIVRPPRIKADAPNKEAGTGLG; from the exons ATGGCGGTTGCACCCTATATCAACGCTGCTGCACCTCCTAG TTGCGCCACAAAACTCTACTCTGGGTTGAAACTTCAATCTCCAAGTATCCCTAATTCCCTTGCGTGTAAATCTAATGTCTCCGCTGAGTTCTACGGAAAAGTTCACAAGAGTCTGCATTGCGG GTATGCTAATCACAAACCAGCAAGGGCACAAATTCAGATGATGCCCATAGGGACCCCTAGAGTTCCCTATAGGACACCTGGTGAAGGAACTTGGCAATGGGTTGATTTGTGGAATGCCCTT TATCGAGAGCGTGTTCTCTTCATTGGACAAAACATAGATGAAGAATTTAGTAACCAAGTATTGGCAACCATGCTGTATCTTGACAGTATAGATAATGCCAAGAGGATGTATATGTACATCAATGGTCCTGGTGGAGAT CTTACACCAAGCTTGGCTATCTATGACACTATGCAGAGCTTGCAAAGTCCTGTAACCACCCATTGTGTTGGCTATGCCTATAATCTTGCAGCATTTCTTCTTGCAGCTGGAGAAAAG GGCAACCGCTTTGCAATGCCTCTTTCCAGAGTTGCTCTGCAATCTCCAGCGGGAGCTGCTCGGGGTCAG GCTGATGACATCCGCAATGAAGCAAATGAGCTTTTAAGAATCAGAGATTACCTCTTTAACGAGTTGGCTAAGAAAACAGGCCAGCCTGTTGAGAGG ATCACCCAAGACCTGGGCAGGATGAAACGGTTCAACGCACAGGAGGCTCTTGATTATGGGCTTATTGATCGAATTGTGAGGCCACCACGCATTAAGGCTGATGCGCCTAACAAGGAGGCAGGAACAGGCCTTGGTTAA